From Bacillota bacterium, the proteins below share one genomic window:
- a CDS encoding SpoIID/LytB domain-containing protein: protein MRIRLLPIMVLASVFFLLIYGCAPKAARKPLQLPDIPKEISRGAGKEPHIKVFVAQEGQLREMPLEKYVEAVTAGEMKSSFPAEALAAQAILARTHALEFVAGHKHSTVNPAADISTSFEEAQAWAPQNVNDRIKQAVNRTRGRVAVYNGRYIKAWFHAHAGGLTAKAKEGLNYEYAEPPYTKVADSAEGPGAPKGYAAWRATFDKQEVTNAVQSLGAAPREFSAVDISQRGPSGRATRIRIGGVEVPAVELRKALDSTRMKSTLLTGARVEGNKVVFEGKGFGHGVGMSQWGAQELARRGKKADDIIRYYYKDVDIVKIW, encoded by the coding sequence GTGCGCATTCGACTGCTACCGATAATGGTTCTCGCAAGCGTATTCTTTCTACTCATCTACGGCTGCGCCCCTAAAGCGGCGCGGAAGCCGCTGCAGCTTCCGGATATTCCGAAGGAAATAAGCCGGGGCGCCGGTAAGGAACCGCACATTAAGGTTTTTGTGGCCCAGGAAGGGCAGCTAAGGGAAATGCCTTTAGAAAAATACGTTGAAGCAGTAACGGCCGGCGAAATGAAAAGCTCGTTTCCCGCGGAAGCCCTGGCCGCACAGGCCATCCTGGCCCGCACCCACGCGCTTGAATTTGTCGCGGGACACAAGCACTCGACCGTGAATCCCGCCGCCGACATCTCCACTTCCTTCGAAGAAGCGCAGGCCTGGGCGCCCCAAAACGTCAACGATCGTATAAAACAGGCCGTGAACCGGACCCGGGGCCGGGTGGCCGTTTATAACGGCCGGTATATCAAAGCCTGGTTTCACGCCCACGCCGGCGGGTTGACCGCAAAGGCCAAAGAGGGCCTTAACTACGAGTACGCTGAACCGCCTTACACCAAGGTGGCCGATTCGGCTGAAGGACCCGGCGCGCCCAAAGGCTACGCCGCCTGGCGCGCGACCTTCGACAAACAGGAGGTTACAAACGCCGTGCAAAGCCTGGGCGCGGCGCCCCGTGAGTTCAGTGCCGTCGACATCTCCCAAAGAGGCCCCTCCGGACGCGCCACCCGCATCCGCATAGGCGGCGTGGAAGTCCCCGCAGTGGAGCTACGCAAGGCGCTCGACAGCACCCGGATGAAATCCACCCTGCTCACCGGCGCGCGCGTGGAGGGAAACAAGGTGGTTTTCGAAGGCAAGGGGTTCGGCCACGGCGTCGGCATGAGCCAGTGGGGCGCGCAGGAACTGGCGCGCCGCGGCAAAAAGGCGGACGACATCATCCGGTATTACTACAAGGACGTGGATATCGTCAAGATATGGTAG
- a CDS encoding transposase codes for MREVWGNGRQEVFHKDQDYKAFIDLMKEAKERYPVKLFAYCLMPNHFHMVLAPALAGDLSKWMQWLMTSHVRRYHNHYGTTGHIWQGRYKSFIIQEDDHLLTVLRYVEGNPVRASLANSAKDWPWSSHKGRINVNKNLLLDEVPFRLPENWEEYVDGFLNERELKKLRNSVSGNRLLECLHGRRKWRKKLV; via the coding sequence TTGCGAGAGGTTTGGGGCAATGGAAGGCAGGAAGTCTTTCATAAAGATCAGGATTACAAGGCTTTTATAGATTTGATGAAAGAAGCCAAAGAAAGATACCCGGTTAAACTATTCGCATACTGTCTAATGCCCAATCATTTTCATATGGTTTTAGCGCCCGCACTTGCCGGTGATCTGAGCAAGTGGATGCAATGGTTAATGACCAGTCACGTACGTCGTTATCACAACCACTATGGAACCACCGGGCATATATGGCAGGGGCGGTATAAAAGCTTTATTATCCAGGAAGACGATCATCTATTGACAGTTCTAAGATATGTGGAGGGCAATCCGGTTCGGGCGTCGTTAGCAAATTCAGCAAAAGACTGGCCATGGTCATCCCATAAAGGGAGAATAAATGTAAATAAAAATCTATTGCTGGATGAAGTACCTTTCCGATTACCTGAAAACTGGGAAGAATACGTTGATGGATTTCTTAATGAGAGAGAGCTTAAAAAGCTTCGCAACAGCGTATCCGGCAATCGCCTTTTGGAATGCCTGCATGGCAGGCGAAAGTGGCGAAAGAAGTTGGTTTAG
- a CDS encoding isoprenylcysteine carboxylmethyltransferase family protein translates to MMPRIPWWKGLRGEWLVVAQVPLFALAVFGPRTWLGWPSWTFPYTLLGSIAGGVLIPAGVLLVITGILSLGANITPLPYPRDRATLVETGPYRLVRHPMYSGGVLMAFGWAFWVHGWLTIGYAAILFVFFDAKSRIEERWLKERFSEYAAYQKRVRKLVPFIY, encoded by the coding sequence ATGATGCCTCGAATTCCCTGGTGGAAAGGCTTGCGTGGCGAATGGCTGGTTGTTGCCCAGGTTCCCCTGTTTGCACTTGCGGTCTTTGGGCCGCGTACGTGGTTGGGGTGGCCGAGCTGGACCTTTCCGTATACACTGCTCGGCTCTATTGCGGGGGGCGTCCTGATACCGGCGGGCGTCCTTTTAGTCATAACCGGCATACTTAGCCTGGGTGCAAATATTACTCCTCTGCCTTATCCTAGAGACCGGGCGACACTGGTAGAAACGGGGCCATATCGGCTTGTGCGCCACCCGATGTACAGCGGCGGGGTTCTTATGGCTTTCGGCTGGGCTTTCTGGGTCCACGGCTGGCTGACTATCGGTTATGCGGCAATTCTGTTCGTGTTCTTTGATGCCAAGTCGCGTATTGAAGAACGGTGGTTGAAAGAAAGATTCTCTGAATATGCCGCCTATCAAAAGCGTGTACGTAAACTGGTCCCGTTTATCTACTAA
- a CDS encoding class I SAM-dependent methyltransferase, whose translation MLDDPYEGFAERYDRMKPKDPLRERFFHDLFAKHRVSAVLDCACGTGLDLILFDSFGCKVHGSDRSEAMLAQARKNIAEAKKNIPLSKVDYRELDKRFEAEFDAVVCMSNSINECFEDAEVLRALRSIKSVLRTGGILVFDQGQSDAGMKKPPRFDPAVNDRDFSRLLVMDYSQNVMEVEVFDFIHTQDVFDFKHSSFRIRIRLKDDWDRILAGAGFSKVDYAGDWEGSPYDKASSKRLIAVARE comes from the coding sequence ATGCTAGACGATCCATACGAGGGGTTTGCGGAACGCTACGATAGGATGAAACCTAAAGACCCGCTTCGAGAGCGGTTCTTTCATGACCTTTTCGCGAAGCATCGGGTATCTGCAGTCCTTGATTGCGCGTGCGGCACCGGGCTTGATCTGATTCTGTTTGATTCCTTCGGCTGCAAGGTTCACGGCTCCGACCGCTCGGAGGCGATGCTTGCGCAAGCCCGCAAAAACATCGCGGAGGCGAAGAAAAACATTCCTCTCAGTAAAGTGGACTATCGCGAGTTGGACAAGCGCTTCGAAGCTGAATTCGATGCCGTCGTATGCATGAGCAACTCTATAAACGAATGCTTTGAAGATGCGGAGGTCCTTCGGGCGCTGCGGAGCATAAAATCCGTATTGCGTACGGGGGGCATTCTGGTGTTTGATCAAGGGCAGTCCGACGCAGGTATGAAAAAGCCTCCGAGGTTTGATCCTGCAGTGAATGACCGGGACTTTTCACGGCTGCTTGTGATGGATTACTCGCAGAACGTAATGGAGGTCGAGGTCTTTGATTTCATACACACTCAAGACGTTTTTGATTTCAAACACTCGTCTTTTCGTATCCGGATCCGCCTCAAGGACGACTGGGACCGCATTCTTGCCGGGGCGGGATTCAGCAAGGTGGATTACGCGGGAGACTGGGAAGGTTCTCCTTACGATAAAGCATCGAGCAAACGACTGATTGCCGTGGCTCGGGAATAG
- the deoC gene encoding deoxyribose-phosphate aldolase, translated as MSMQLTREELACMIDHTLLRPEATRDDIRRLCREAVENGFGAVCVNPAYVPLSAVELGDSGVRVCTVIGFPLGATSVAGKMAEADRAARDGAAEFDVVLNLGALKEHNLPYLEQELKAVIAAARGVRPDALIKVILETALWDDEEKLLGCRVAVERGADMVKTSTGFGPGGATEADVRLLRGAVGKVIGVKAAGGIRDLDTALRMAAAGASRIGTSSGVKIIGEWKRRFQTG; from the coding sequence ATGAGTATGCAATTAACCCGGGAAGAGTTGGCCTGCATGATCGACCACACGCTGCTGCGTCCCGAAGCGACGCGCGACGATATCCGCAGGCTTTGCCGCGAAGCGGTCGAAAACGGTTTCGGCGCGGTCTGCGTGAATCCTGCTTACGTGCCTCTTTCGGCAGTAGAACTGGGAGACTCGGGGGTACGGGTCTGCACGGTGATCGGTTTCCCCCTCGGCGCCACCAGCGTCGCGGGGAAGATGGCGGAAGCGGACCGGGCGGCGCGCGACGGCGCGGCGGAATTCGACGTGGTGCTTAACCTCGGGGCTTTAAAAGAGCATAACTTACCGTACCTGGAACAGGAACTTAAAGCGGTAATCGCGGCGGCAAGGGGAGTGCGGCCCGACGCTTTAATCAAGGTGATCCTGGAAACCGCGCTCTGGGACGACGAGGAAAAGCTTTTGGGCTGCAGGGTCGCGGTTGAACGGGGCGCCGACATGGTGAAGACCTCAACCGGCTTCGGACCGGGAGGGGCGACGGAAGCCGACGTCCGGCTGCTGAGGGGTGCGGTGGGCAAAGTCATCGGCGTTAAGGCGGCGGGGGGTATCAGGGACCTGGATACCGCGCTGCGGATGGCCGCCGCCGGGGCGAGCCGGATCGGGACAAGTTCCGGGGTGAAAATCATCGGGGAGTGGAAAAGAAGGTTCCAAACGGGATAA
- a CDS encoding phosrestin gives MERYKIVFDSLAWQVPAAGVRFKVFRDGSMQVRLVEFTSGFVEHDWCEKGHIRVVLKGELEIDFRGRIVHYPEGSGIFIPVGPESGHKAGSVTSSILLFLVEEV, from the coding sequence ATGGAACGGTATAAGATAGTATTCGATTCCCTGGCGTGGCAGGTTCCCGCGGCGGGCGTCCGGTTCAAGGTCTTTCGGGACGGATCGATGCAGGTTCGGCTGGTGGAGTTCACTTCCGGGTTCGTCGAGCATGACTGGTGCGAGAAGGGCCATATCAGGGTCGTGCTCAAGGGCGAGCTTGAGATCGACTTCCGCGGCCGTATCGTGCATTACCCGGAAGGCTCGGGCATCTTCATTCCCGTCGGTCCGGAAAGCGGGCACAAGGCGGGGTCCGTTACTTCGAGCATCCTGCTCTTCCTGGTGGAAGAGGTATAG
- a CDS encoding D-alanine--D-alanine ligase, with translation MRVAVLLGGRSAEREVSLRSGEAVYKALAERGMDAVKIDAGPDVAERLRAERPDVAFIALHGKGGEDGCIQGLLEIMGIPYTGPGVLTSALAMNKIATKRVLTAGEVPTPPYAVIEPEPEEALAAMAARAAKVMPPPVVVKAPTQGSSIGMSIVRSREGLGQALEDSLRFDPVVLIERFIPGMEVTAAVLGNAEPVVLPLLEIVSATGVYDYESKYTPGMSDHIIPPRLAEDVQRRIAALALETYKLLGCRGFSRVDFIVGDNTEPYVLEVNTIPGLTEVSLFPDAARAAGITFGDLVERLIRFAIE, from the coding sequence GTGCGCGTTGCGGTGTTGTTGGGCGGTCGTTCGGCGGAGCGGGAGGTATCGCTCAGGTCCGGTGAGGCCGTATACAAGGCGCTTGCGGAAAGAGGAATGGATGCCGTCAAGATAGACGCGGGGCCGGATGTGGCGGAAAGGCTGCGGGCGGAGCGCCCGGACGTTGCTTTCATCGCCTTGCACGGCAAAGGCGGCGAGGACGGGTGTATCCAGGGCCTGTTGGAGATTATGGGTATTCCTTATACGGGCCCCGGGGTTTTGACCAGCGCGCTGGCGATGAACAAGATAGCCACAAAGAGGGTTTTGACGGCGGGCGAGGTTCCCACACCCCCGTATGCGGTTATCGAGCCGGAACCGGAGGAGGCCCTTGCGGCAATGGCGGCGCGGGCGGCAAAAGTGATGCCCCCGCCGGTAGTGGTCAAGGCGCCGACCCAGGGCTCGTCCATCGGTATGAGCATAGTCCGGAGCAGGGAAGGACTTGGGCAGGCGCTGGAAGATTCCCTGCGGTTCGACCCAGTTGTTCTGATCGAGAGATTCATTCCCGGGATGGAGGTGACCGCGGCGGTTTTGGGCAACGCTGAGCCGGTGGTGCTTCCGCTTCTCGAGATAGTCTCCGCGACGGGGGTTTATGACTACGAATCCAAGTACACCCCGGGAATGAGCGACCATATCATTCCGCCCAGGCTGGCGGAGGATGTGCAGCGGCGGATAGCGGCTTTGGCGCTCGAAACGTATAAGCTCCTGGGCTGCCGCGGCTTTTCGCGCGTGGACTTCATTGTCGGCGACAATACGGAGCCCTATGTCCTGGAGGTGAACACCATCCCGGGACTGACAGAGGTAAGCCTGTTCCCGGATGCCGCGCGGGCCGCGGGGATTACTTTCGGGGACCTGGTCGAGCGGTTGATTCGGTTTGCGATCGAATAG
- a CDS encoding DUF2703 domain-containing protein yields MVENANGCSCDSGCCNVNQDSQAQKRQVIIDFLYLDLSVCAPCQGTDSSLAEAVLEVSKILQATGVDVVVNKINMQSEEQARAWKFVSSPTIRINGNDIQLDVKESLCESCGDLCGDDVECRVWVYQGKEYTVPPKAMIIEAILKEVYGGVSHPANSTEKEYVMPDNLKRFYAAMKNKQSDKMESKTLQTKNNCCCGSTGSKNSCC; encoded by the coding sequence GTCGAGAATGCAAACGGTTGTTCCTGTGATTCCGGCTGCTGCAATGTTAATCAGGATAGTCAAGCCCAAAAAAGGCAGGTTATTATTGACTTTTTATACCTGGATTTAAGCGTGTGTGCTCCCTGCCAGGGAACAGACTCAAGCCTTGCTGAAGCCGTATTAGAAGTATCGAAGATACTTCAAGCCACAGGCGTTGATGTAGTGGTAAACAAAATCAATATGCAAAGCGAGGAACAAGCCAGGGCTTGGAAATTTGTAAGCTCTCCTACTATTCGTATAAACGGGAATGATATTCAATTGGATGTAAAGGAAAGCCTTTGTGAGTCTTGCGGGGATCTCTGTGGTGATGATGTTGAATGCCGTGTCTGGGTTTATCAGGGAAAGGAATACACCGTTCCGCCCAAAGCTATGATAATTGAAGCAATCCTGAAAGAAGTGTACGGAGGGGTAAGCCACCCTGCAAATTCTACTGAGAAGGAATATGTCATGCCTGACAACTTGAAACGATTTTATGCTGCAATGAAAAATAAGCAATCAGATAAAATGGAAAGTAAAACACTACAGACTAAAAACAATTGTTGCTGCGGATCTACCGGTTCAAAAAACAGCTGCTGTTAG